One window of Tenacibaculum maritimum NCIMB 2154 genomic DNA carries:
- a CDS encoding acyl-CoA thioesterase — translation MSFSVNFTTRWADFDANIHMRHTAYNDYAAESRLRYFKKFNVTVQDFAKEKIGPILFEENIKFFKEIYLGQDITVSIQLTGLSKNGERWKIRHQVFNDAGKLSAEINVYGAWIDTVKRKLTSPSEKFRFLFTQLEKTEDFQEIPIKNEKN, via the coding sequence ATGAGTTTTTCCGTAAATTTCACTACCCGATGGGCAGATTTTGATGCCAATATTCACATGAGACACACAGCTTACAATGATTATGCCGCTGAATCTCGTTTACGATACTTTAAAAAGTTTAATGTTACTGTCCAAGATTTTGCTAAAGAAAAAATAGGGCCTATTTTATTTGAAGAAAACATTAAATTTTTTAAAGAAATATACCTAGGTCAAGACATTACAGTAAGCATACAATTAACTGGACTATCTAAAAATGGAGAACGTTGGAAAATCCGCCATCAAGTATTTAATGATGCAGGAAAATTATCTGCTGAGATTAATGTATATGGAGCGTGGATTGACACCGTTAAACGTAAACTAACAAGTCCTTCTGAAAAATTCCGTTTTTTATTTACTCAATTAGAAAAAACAGAAGATTTTCAGGAAATTCCTATTAAAAATGAAAAAAATTAG
- a CDS encoding ABC transporter permease has protein sequence MISSNSLSQLAFKKFLQNTMGTISLLFIIFCGFIGIFCYLLAPDNSYASNQMHLEIHSKPPGFSIQMLSIPSKEKKNESFFSILLNGTQHNDLEIPIKSYNIKGNTLEIVTFSDHLTKTYPLSALHQNPTKYIKEKTFYLGTDKYGRDLLSRLLVGTRISFFIGFIAVFISLLIGIPIGAIAGYFGGKTDAFIMWIINITWSIPTLLLVIAITLALGKGFWQVFIAVGLTMWVEVARVVRGQVITTKQQQYVEAAKALGFSNLRIIFKHILPNIVAPIIVISAANFAGAILIESGLSFLGIGAQPPTPSWGAMIKNHYNYIILGKPYLAIIPGMAIMSLVMAFMLVGNALRDALDVKN, from the coding sequence ATGATTTCCTCAAACTCTCTCAGTCAGTTAGCTTTTAAAAAATTCCTTCAGAATACTATGGGAACTATTAGCTTACTATTTATTATTTTTTGTGGATTTATAGGAATTTTCTGCTATCTATTAGCACCAGACAATAGTTATGCTTCTAACCAAATGCATTTAGAAATTCATTCTAAACCTCCTGGATTTTCTATTCAAATGCTTAGCATCCCTTCCAAAGAAAAGAAAAATGAATCTTTCTTTTCTATTTTACTAAATGGTACCCAACATAATGATTTGGAAATCCCTATAAAATCATACAACATTAAAGGAAATACTCTTGAGATTGTAACATTTTCAGATCATTTAACCAAAACATATCCGCTAAGTGCCCTTCATCAAAATCCTACTAAATATATCAAGGAAAAAACTTTTTACTTGGGAACTGATAAATACGGAAGAGACTTGCTAAGCAGGTTATTAGTTGGCACAAGAATTTCTTTTTTTATAGGTTTTATTGCCGTTTTTATTTCCTTACTTATTGGTATTCCAATAGGTGCTATTGCTGGCTACTTTGGAGGAAAAACAGATGCCTTTATCATGTGGATTATCAACATCACTTGGTCTATCCCTACTCTCTTACTCGTAATTGCCATAACCTTGGCTCTTGGAAAAGGTTTTTGGCAAGTTTTTATTGCTGTTGGTTTAACAATGTGGGTAGAGGTTGCTCGTGTAGTAAGAGGACAAGTAATTACCACCAAACAACAACAATATGTAGAAGCTGCTAAAGCTTTAGGATTTTCTAACCTTAGAATTATCTTTAAACATATTCTGCCCAATATTGTAGCCCCTATTATTGTAATTTCTGCTGCTAATTTTGCGGGAGCTATTTTAATAGAAAGCGGTTTGAGTTTTCTTGGCATAGGAGCCCAGCCCCCTACTCCTTCATGGGGAGCCATGATTAAAAACCACTATAACTATATTATTTTAGGAAAACCTTATTTGGCCATAATTCCTGGAATGGCTATTATGAGCTTAGTAATGGCTTTTATGCTAGTAGGAAATGCGCTCCGTGATGCACTTGATGTAAAAAATTAA
- a CDS encoding queuosine precursor transporter has translation MTAQQKSQAQLTYLVLAALFIASLVTSNLIFQKFFYWNPFGVYRFEISVGILPYPITFLITDILSEIYGKKKANQVVIAGIFASFFSMLILIVANHAPAIDNSPIDTKIFSKVFGLSPLAVFASMIAYLFAQFIDIRIFHYWKNLTKGKHLWLRNNFSTFASQFIDTFTVLFLLCSFKVLPWSIFTSLLLSGFLFKIIIAALDTPILYLVIYWFRKRFGLKTNEEFTSF, from the coding sequence ATGACTGCGCAACAAAAATCTCAAGCACAACTAACCTATTTAGTGCTAGCCGCTCTTTTTATAGCCTCATTGGTTACCTCTAATTTAATTTTTCAAAAATTCTTTTATTGGAATCCTTTTGGTGTATATCGTTTTGAAATTTCTGTAGGCATATTACCCTACCCCATTACTTTCTTAATTACCGATATTCTCTCTGAAATTTATGGAAAAAAGAAAGCCAATCAAGTCGTCATCGCTGGTATTTTTGCCTCCTTCTTTTCAATGCTTATTCTCATAGTTGCTAATCACGCCCCTGCTATTGACAACTCTCCAATAGATACTAAAATTTTCTCTAAAGTATTTGGGTTATCTCCCCTTGCTGTATTTGCTTCTATGATTGCCTATTTATTTGCTCAATTTATTGATATTCGCATTTTCCATTATTGGAAAAACCTCACTAAAGGAAAACATTTATGGCTACGTAATAATTTTTCTACCTTTGCTTCTCAATTCATAGATACCTTTACCGTACTATTCTTATTATGCTCTTTTAAAGTACTACCTTGGAGCATTTTTACCAGCTTACTACTAAGTGGTTTCTTATTCAAAATCATCATTGCTGCTTTAGATACTCCTATTTTATACCTAGTTATCTATTGGTTTAGAAAAAGATTTGGTTTAAAAACAAATGAAGAATTTACCAGTTTTTAA